A window of Trichoderma atroviride chromosome 3, complete sequence contains these coding sequences:
- a CDS encoding uncharacterized protein (EggNog:ENOG41~MEROPS:MER0000432), whose product MPNQAQFTPHDPRDGPPVQNATALKEYWTNSFNWNIAQSHLNEHPPQFTTTIDGVGNYSHSIPLHFVHRQSPRKDAIPLLFVHGYPGSFLKVDRVIDRYIDPPSNETAFHVVAPRLPGFGFSPAPEYPGLGLREAGQVFHNLMLQLGYNKYIVHGGDLGSHTVRYMAIDHTESVRALHTNLWHPVPNKNDVERFNAKNSTAEEAFPISVLATSRLSYLGQRQVFENQSLQ is encoded by the exons ATGCCCAATCAAGCACAA TTTACACCTCATGATCCTCGTGATGGGCCACCAGTTCAGAACGCCACTGCGCTCAAAGAATATTGGACAAATAGCTTTAACTGGAATATTGCGCAGTCTCATTTGAACGAGCACCCGCCGCAGTTCACGACTACAATTGACGGCGTTGGAAACTACTCGCACAGCATTCCGCTCCACTTTGTCCACCGCCAATCTCCCAGAAAAGATGCCATTCCGCTGCTGTTCGTGCACGGTTACCCAGGGTCGTTTCTAAAGGTCGATCGTGTTATTGACAGGTATATCGATCCTCCCTCTAACGAAACGGCGTTCCATGTAGTGGCTCCTAGATTGCCGGGATTCGGTTTCTCGCCGGCTCCCGAGTATCCTGGCCTAGGGCTCCGGGAGGCTGGTCAAGTCTTCCACAACCTAATGTTGCAGTTGGGATACAACAAGTATATTGTCCATGGTGGTGATCTTGGCTCTCACACCGTGCGCTACATGGCCATCGATCATACTGAGAGCGTTCGAGCACTTCACACCAATCTTTGGCATCCAGTGCCTAATAAGAATGATGTGGAGAGATTCAATGCTAAAAACTCTACGGCAGAGGAGGCATTTCCCATCAGCGTTTTAGCAACGTCCAGGCTATCATATCTGGGCCAGCGGCAGGTCTTTGAGAACCAATCTCTACAGTGA
- a CDS encoding uncharacterized protein (EggNog:ENOG41), producing MLTLEASTYLGNLYMKEGEEGGVEGEGEGGGGGEGEREGEEQEMGDVLLRDVLRCYDTETKLPVGHPKKIRIMDSLISHYHHVGDMTEVGKMEERKWKELKDAYGMDQAAIIMDVTDWKHMNHDRDDGSSVEENDDPDDGDDERHHGYYDAWDHHGSVSWDSDNDWEDGGEKNRGNDKGQNQDDVVDSREEEEKAKTRHISKPDEHQDEENKAAEVNEESEEERGNESKDVKRGDENKEKDEGKMNKDKEGVENGEGGVDKESEDDEEDEEGEEGEEGEEGEEGEEGEEGEEGEESEEDEEDEEDEEDEENEESEEDEEDEEDEEDEEDEEGEESEEDEEDEEDEEGEEGEEGEEDEEGEESEEGEEGEEDEEGEEGEEDEEGEEDEESEDEENEESEEDEESEEDEESEEDEESEEGEEGEEGEEGEEGEESEEGEESEEGEESEESKEDKENKESKEVKV from the coding sequence ATGCTCACGCTGGAAGCGTCGACCTATCTTGGTAATCTCTATAtgaaggagggagaagagggaggagtagagggagaaggggaggggggaggaggaggagaaggggagagggagggagaagagcaagagatgGGCGACGTTCTGCTCCGAGACGTCCTACGCTGCTACGACACCGAGACGAAGCTGCCGGTCGGCCATCCGAAGAAGATCCGCATCATGGACTCCCTCATCAGCCACTATCACCATGTCGGTGACATGACGGAAgtggggaagatggaggagaggaagtggaaggagctcaaggacgCCTACGGCATGGACCaggccgccatcatcatggacGTCACCGACTGGAAGCACATGAACCACGATCGGgacgacggcagcagcgtcgAGGAGAACGACGACCccgatgacggcgacgacgaaaGGCACCATGGTTACTACGATGCCTGGGATCACCACGGCTCGGTCTCGTGGGACTCGGACAATGACTGGGAGGATGGGGGGGAGAAGAACCGAGGCAACGATAAAGGGCAGAACCAAGATGATGTAGTCGATTcgagggaggaagaggagaaggccaagacgaGACACATATCTAAACCAGATGAgcatcaagatgaagaaaacaaagcagcagaagtcaatgaagagagtgaagaggaaagaggaaaTGAATCGAAAGATGTAAAGCGAGGAGATGAAAATAAGGAAAAGGATGAAGGTAAAATGAATAAAGATAAAGAGGGcgttgagaatggagaggGTGGGGTGGATAAAGAgagtgaagatgatgaagaggacgaagagggtgaagagggtgaagagggtgaagagggtgaagagggtgaagagggtgaagagggtgaagagggtgaagagagtgaagaggatgaggaggatgaggaagatgaagaggatgaagagaatgaggagagtgaggaggatgaggaggatgaggaggatgaggaggatgaggaggacgaagagggtgaagagagtgaagaggatgaggaagatgaggaggatgaggagggtGAGGAGGGTGAGGAGggtgaggaggatgaggagggtgaagagagtgaagagggtgaagagggtgaagaggatgaagaaggtgaagagggtgaggaggatgaagaaggtgaggaggatgaggagagtgaggatgaagagaatgaggagagtgaggaggatgaggagagtgaggaggatgaggagagtgaggaggatgaggagagtgaagagggtgaggagggtgaagagggtgaagagggtgaagaaggtgaagagagtgaagagggtgaagagagtgaagagggtgaagagagtgaagagagTAAGGAGGATAAGGAGAATAAGGAGAGTAAAGAGGTTAAAGTATAG